A single genomic interval of Myxocyprinus asiaticus isolate MX2 ecotype Aquarium Trade chromosome 19, UBuf_Myxa_2, whole genome shotgun sequence harbors:
- the LOC127410114 gene encoding 26S proteasome regulatory subunit 4-like, giving the protein MGQSQSGGHGPGGGKKDDKDKKKKYEPPIPTRVGKKKRKSKGPDAASKLPLVTPHTQCRLKVLKQDRIKDYLLMEEEFIRNQEQMKPLEEKQEEERSKVDDLRGTPMSVGTLEEIIDDNHAIVSTSVGSEHYVSILSFVDKDLLEPGCSVLLNHKVHAVIGVLMDDTDPLVTVMKVEKAPQETYADIGGLDNQIQEIKESVELPLTHPEYYEEMGIKPPKGVILYGAPGTGKTLLAKAVANQTSATFLRVVGSELIQKYLGDGPKLVRELFRVAEEHAPSIVFIDEIDAIGTKRYDSNSGGEREIQRTMLELLNQLDGFDSRGDVKVIMATNRIETLDPALIRPGRIDRKIEFPLPDEKTKRRIFQIHTSRMTVAEDVILDELILAKDDLSGADIKAICTEAGLMALRERRMKVTNEDFKKSKENVLYKKQEGTPEGLYL; this is encoded by the exons ATG GGCCAGAGCCAAAGTGGAGGACATGGACCAGGAGGTGGAAAGAAAGATGATAAG GACAAGAAGAAGAAATATGAGCCGCCCATTCCAACTAGAGTGGGCAAGAAGAAGAGGAAGTCCAAGGGTCCTGATGCTGCCAGCAAACTGCCTTTAG TCACCCCTCACACACAGTGCAGGTTGAAGGTTCTGAAGCAGGACAGAATTAAAGATTACCTGCTGATGGAAGAGGAGTTCATCAGGAACCAGGAGCAGATGAAACCTCTAGAGGAGAAACAGGAG GAGGAGAGGTCAAAGGTCGATGACCTCCGGGGTACCCCCATGTCTGTGGGGACTCTAGAGGAGATCATTGATGACAATCATGCTATAGTTTCGACTTCTGTGGGTTCAGAGCACTATGTCAGCATTCTCTCATTTGTCGACAAAGATCTGCTGGAGCCTGGCTGTTCCGTCTTACTcaatcacaag GTCCATGCTGTCATCGGGGTGCTGATGGACGACACAGACCCACTTGTTACAGTAATGAAGGTGGAGAAGGCTCCACAAGAGACATACGCAGACATCGGTGGACTGGACAATCAGATACAAGAAATCAAG GAGTCCGTGGAACTACCTCTGACCCATCCAGAATATTATGAGGAAATGGGGATCAAGCCTCCCAAAGGAGTCATTCTCTACGGTGCCCCTGGAACAG GTAAAACCCTCCTTGCTAAGGCGGTGGCCAATCAGACTTCTGCAACATTCTTGCGGGTTGTTGGTTCAGAGCTGATTCAGAAGTATCTCGGCGACGGCCCTAAACTAGTACGTGAGCTCTTTAGAGTGGCTGAGGAACATGCACCTTCTATCGTCTTCATCGATGAGATTGACGCTATTGGAACTAAGAG ATATGACTCAAACTCAGGAGGTGAGCGTGAAATTCAGAGAACTATGTTGGAACTCCTCAACCAACTGGATGGCTTTGACTCTCGTGGAGATGTGAAGGTCATCATGGCTACCAACAGAATAGAGACCCTCGATCCTGCCCTTATTAGACCAG GTCGCATCGACCGTAAGATTGAGTTCCCGTTACCAGATGAGAAAACCAAGAGAAGGATCTTCCAGATCCACACCAGCAGAATGACTGTGGCAGAGGATGTGATCTTGGACGAACTCATACTGGCTAAAGACGACCTTTCCGGAGCCGACATTAAG GCCATCTGTACAGAAGCAGGACTCATGGCCCTCAGAGAACGCAGAATGAAGGTCACCAATGAGGACTTCAAGAAGTCTAAAGAGAATGTTTTATATAAGAAGCAGGAGGGAACCCCTGAGGGGCTATACCTCTAA